The genomic stretch AAAAATGTTCTCAGATAAAAATGACCCCTTTCGGGTATCTCTCTCCCATTCAAGGCAAACCTTTTTCGTAATGTTTGCTACATGGTGAAAACTGTTGTGTTGCTAACGCTAAACAGACTTACGTGCAACAGTTATTACCCAATGGCGATTCCACCAACAATTACTGGTTCGCAGCCGATACCTGCTGTTCAAGCAAAAGATCAAGTTGGACTCCTTCACAAAAACAAAGGGAAGCACTGTGTTCGATCTGTGTCCACAAGAGCAGCAGATATATGATCTATCCATAAAGCTGGCTGATATCTTCCGTCAATGCAAATGCAAGGGAAAAGCCTTTAATGGAGTATCGCTCTGTCATAATGAAGTTGAAACGGTAGGAATAGGATCGTTCAGAATGGTATCAAGATCTAAACGGTATGCGTAGGAAAATAATACCCACAGAAATTTTACTTGATCCCTCAATCTCAGAGGCGCGTATGCGGAAAAAGAAAAAGGGAATCTTCAGTTTTGTCTTGAAGATTCCCTTTTTGTACCGGGGACGAGAGTTGAACTCGTGACCTCAGGGTTATGAATCCTGCGCTCTAACCGCCTGAGCTACCCCGGCAAGGTTCCCGAAACATTGGCAATCAGCGAATAATTGCCAAACGGGACGCAAAAATAGAGAAAATCCGGGTCCCGAAAAAAGTTTTTCACTAAAAAGAATCGGGACCCGGACAGAATTTAAAAGAATTATTGTGCCACAGCTTGTGCCGTGCTGATGGCTGTACGGCCAGGATATACTGTCAGCGCGGCTTCCAGGCAATCCATGGCTTTGTTGAGATCATCGGTATTCAGTACGTAGGCCAGTCGCACTTCATTTTTTCCCAGGCCTGGGGTGCCGTAAAAACCGGTGGCGGGGGCCAGCATGACGGTCTCCTGGTTATGCGCAAAGGCTTCCAGTAGCCACTGGCAGAATGTATCGGCGTCATCGATGGGCAGACGGGCAATGGCATAAAAAGCGCCGCCGGGGTTAGGGCAGAATACGCCGGGCATGGCGTTCAACCGGGAAACCAGTACATCGCGGCGTTTCAGGTACTCCGCCTTTGTGGCGTCAAAATAGTTGTCGGGCAGATCAATAGCGGCTTCACCGAGGATCTGCGCAAAAGAGGGTGGGCTGAGACGGGCCTGTGCAAATTTCATGACTGTATCCAGGACCTGTTGATTGCGTGTTACCAGGGCGCCGATCCGGCCGCCGCAGGCGCTGTATCTTTTGGAGATGGTATCCATCAGGACCACGTTCTGTTCAGCGCCTGCCAGTTGCATAGCGCTGTGCTGTTCGCCGCTGTAGCAGAACTCGCGGTAGGCTTCGTCGGAGAACAGGTAGAGATCATGTTTGATGACCAGCTCCTTCAGGGTTTCCATTTCTTCTTTGCTGTAGAGATAACCTGTGGGGTTATTGGGATTACAGATCACGATGGCCTTTGTTTTGGGGCCGATCACTTTCTCAAACTCGCTGATGGGGGGAAGGGCAAAGCCGTTCTCTATATGGGCGGTGATGGGTGTTACCACCACGTCGGCGGCTACGGCAAAGCCGTTGTAGTTGGCGTAGAAAGGCTCGGGGATGATCACTTCATCGCCGGCATCCAGGCAGGCCATAAAGCCAAAGAGAATGGCTTCTGAGCCGCCGGTAGTAATGATGATCTGGTTATGATCTACTTCAATGCCCACTTTTTTGTAGTAGTCCACCAGTTTGCGACGATAGCTTTCGTTACCGGCGCTATGGCTATATTCCAGCACCTTGAAAT from Candidatus Pseudobacter hemicellulosilyticus encodes the following:
- a CDS encoding pyridoxal phosphate-dependent aminotransferase — encoded protein: MLKISHRGQLMPPSPIRKLVPFAETAKKKGVKVYHLNIGQPDIETPAQILDAVRQADFKVLEYSHSAGNESYRRKLVDYYKKVGIEVDHNQIIITTGGSEAILFGFMACLDAGDEVIIPEPFYANYNGFAVAADVVVTPITAHIENGFALPPISEFEKVIGPKTKAIVICNPNNPTGYLYSKEEMETLKELVIKHDLYLFSDEAYREFCYSGEQHSAMQLAGAEQNVVLMDTISKRYSACGGRIGALVTRNQQVLDTVMKFAQARLSPPSFAQILGEAAIDLPDNYFDATKAEYLKRRDVLVSRLNAMPGVFCPNPGGAFYAIARLPIDDADTFCQWLLEAFAHNQETVMLAPATGFYGTPGLGKNEVRLAYVLNTDDLNKAMDCLEAALTVYPGRTAISTAQAVAQ